The Caenorhabditis elegans chromosome II genome has a segment encoding these proteins:
- the pde-3 gene encoding putative 3',5'-cyclic phosphodiesterase pde-3 (Confirmed by transcript evidence): MRKNRDTATSSPASSGVSIQQRRGSTTQNSGVGSIGLPVLGGRGRGVMSDGHMQRTFHEAMRQRRTSLPANSLSLNGAKVTGSSLSEAKGLIADMLMNKELPGNVASCLRAVTMLLEQRPLPLNGLLNDFGLPSVVENPYGGESMVVGASKPRISNITFSTVTSATGLPTVPAEPNKARSSSYWKTEASPSNNNEHETPVDLLRKISVSRKESGTHVDTVVTTIDGQRYDTRELDTDPDLAETAVWSFPIFQMSRKHPQTILSRLTYNIFQQAELFRIFKVSPIKFFNFFHALEKGYWEIPYHNRIHAADVLHGCYYLSAHPVRSTFLTPKTPDSVLTPPHPHHQHSSIMSQLSTLELMALFTAAAMHDYDHPGRTNAFLVQVEDKKAILYNDRSVLENHHAAESWKLLNKPENHFIENLDPAEMKRFRYLVLEYILATDLKQHFEIIMTFTERLTEIDVQVETDRLLIGKLLIKMADINSPTKPYGLHRQWTDRICEEFYEQGDDERRRGLPITPYMDRGDAQVAKLQDSFIAHVVSPLATAMNECGLLPILPGLDTSELIINMEHNHRKWKEQIELENGGSYEAQITCNGGTAVNGVIEEESASTSDSPDPRRDSPLDSDLSQ, from the exons acTCCGGAGTTGGATCAATCGGCCTACCTGTATTGGGTGGTCGTGGTCGAGGAGTAATGTCTGATGGGCATATGCAACGAACTTTTCATGAAGCTATGCGGCAACGGAGAACAAGCCTGCCTGCCAATAGTCTATCACTTAATGGAGCGAAG gtaaccGGTTCCTCGCTGAGCGAGGCGAAGGGTCTTATCGCCGATATGCTAATGAACAAGGAACTGCCCGGCAACGTGGCATCCTGTCTTCGAGCCGTCACCATGTTATTGGAGCAGCGACCACTTCCGCTCAATGGGCTTCTCAATGATTTTGGTCTGCCGTCTGTGGTCGAGAATCCTTATGGTGGAGAGTCGATGGTTGTTggg GCATCCAAACCTCGAATCTCCAACATCACCTTCTCTACAGTCACATCTGCCACAGGACTTCCAACTGTGCCGGCGGAGCCCAATAAGGCCAGGAGCAGCAG ttatTGGAAGACAGAAGCCTCCCCATCGAACAACAATGAGCACGAGACGCCGGTCGACTTGCTCCGAAAAATCAGTGTTTCTCGGAAGGAATCTGGCACCCATGTGGATACAGTAGTCACCACAATTGACGGACAACGATACGATACACGTGAACTTGACACAGATCCCGATTTGGCTGAAACCGCCGTCTGGTCATTCcccatttttcagatgtctCGCAAGCATCCgcagacaattttgagcagG ctaacCTACAACATATTCCAACAAGCCGAGCTGTTCCGAATTTTCAAGGTTTCacctatcaaatttttcaactttttccacgCACTAGAAAAGGGGTACTGGGAGATTCcgt ACCACAACCGAATCCACGCGGCAGACGTTCTCCACGGATGCTACTACCTCTCAGCTCACCCAGTACGGAGCACGTTCCTCACGCCGAAGACACCGGATTCAGTGCTCACGCCGCCTCACCCACACCATCAACATTCGTCAATTATGTCACAACTGAGCACACTGGAGCTGATGGCGTTGTTCACAGCGGCTGCGATGCATGATTATGATCATCCGGGCAGGACGAACGCCTTTTTGGTTCAGGTGGAGGATAAGAAG GCAATCCTGTACAACGACCGAAGTGTGCTGGAGAACCATCACGCCGCAGAATCTTGGAAATTGCTCAACAAGCCCGAAAACCATTTCATCGAGAATTTGGATCCCGCCGAGATGAAACG ATTCCGTTACCTCGTGCTGGAATACATCCTGGCCACAGACCTCAAGCAGCACTTCGAGATCATAATGACGTTCACCGAACGGCTCACAGAGATCGATGTTCAAGTGGAAACCGATCGATTATTGATTGGAAAGCTGCTCATCAAAATGGCTGACATAAATAGTCCGACCAAGCCGTACGGCCTGCATCGTCAATGGACCGACCGAATATGCGAGGAGTTTTACGAGCAGGGAGATGATGAGCGGCGGAGGGGTCTGCCGATTACTCCGTATATGGATAGGGGTGATGCACAGGTCGCCAAGCTTCAGGACTCGTTTATTGCACATGTTGTGAGCCCGTTGGCGACAGCTATGAATGag tgcgGCCTCCTACCTATCCTGCCCGGCCTAGATACCTCGGAGCTCATCATAAATATGGAGCACAACCACCGAAAGTGGAAAGAGcaaattgaacttgaaaatgGTGGCTCATATGAGGCCCAGATTACGTGTAATG GCGGAACAGCAGTAAACGGTGTAATAGAAGAAGAAAGTGCAAGTACAAGTGATAGTCCGGACCCTCGACGGGATTCTCCGTTGGACTCGGATCTTAGTCAG tga
- the pde-3 gene encoding Phosphodiesterase (Partially confirmed by transcript evidence) has product MRKNRDTATSSPASSGVSIQQRRGSTTQNSGVGSIGLPVLGGRGRGVMSDGHMQRTFHEAMRQRRTSLPANSLSLNGAKVTGSSLSEAKGLIADMLMNKELPGNVASCLRAVTMLLEQRPLPLNGLLNDFGLPSVVENPYGGESMVVGASKPRISNITFSTVTSATGLPTVPAEPNKARSSSYWKTEASPSNNNEHETPVDLLRKISVSRKESGTHVDTVVTTIDGQRYDTRELDTDPDLAETAVWSFPIFQMSRKHPQTILSRLTYNIFQQAELFRIFKVSPIKFFNFFHALEKGYWEIPYHNRIHAADVLHGCYYLSAHPVRSTFLTPKTPDSVLTPPHPHHQHSSIMSQLSTLELMALFTAAAMHDYDHPGRTNAFLVQVEDKKAILYNDRSVLENHHAAESWKLLNKPENHFIENLDPAEMKRFRYLVLEYILATDLKQHFEIIMTFTERLTEIDVQVETDRLLIGKLLIKMADINSPTKPYGLHRQWTDRICEEFYEQGDDERRRGLPITPYMDRGDAQVAKLQDSFIAHVVSPLATAMNECGLLPILPGLDTSELIINMEHNHRKWKEQIELENGGSYEAQITCNGGTAVNGVIEEESASTSDSPDPRRDSPLDSDLSQVPFTICCSIAEEEYV; this is encoded by the exons acTCCGGAGTTGGATCAATCGGCCTACCTGTATTGGGTGGTCGTGGTCGAGGAGTAATGTCTGATGGGCATATGCAACGAACTTTTCATGAAGCTATGCGGCAACGGAGAACAAGCCTGCCTGCCAATAGTCTATCACTTAATGGAGCGAAG gtaaccGGTTCCTCGCTGAGCGAGGCGAAGGGTCTTATCGCCGATATGCTAATGAACAAGGAACTGCCCGGCAACGTGGCATCCTGTCTTCGAGCCGTCACCATGTTATTGGAGCAGCGACCACTTCCGCTCAATGGGCTTCTCAATGATTTTGGTCTGCCGTCTGTGGTCGAGAATCCTTATGGTGGAGAGTCGATGGTTGTTggg GCATCCAAACCTCGAATCTCCAACATCACCTTCTCTACAGTCACATCTGCCACAGGACTTCCAACTGTGCCGGCGGAGCCCAATAAGGCCAGGAGCAGCAG ttatTGGAAGACAGAAGCCTCCCCATCGAACAACAATGAGCACGAGACGCCGGTCGACTTGCTCCGAAAAATCAGTGTTTCTCGGAAGGAATCTGGCACCCATGTGGATACAGTAGTCACCACAATTGACGGACAACGATACGATACACGTGAACTTGACACAGATCCCGATTTGGCTGAAACCGCCGTCTGGTCATTCcccatttttcagatgtctCGCAAGCATCCgcagacaattttgagcagG ctaacCTACAACATATTCCAACAAGCCGAGCTGTTCCGAATTTTCAAGGTTTCacctatcaaatttttcaactttttccacgCACTAGAAAAGGGGTACTGGGAGATTCcgt ACCACAACCGAATCCACGCGGCAGACGTTCTCCACGGATGCTACTACCTCTCAGCTCACCCAGTACGGAGCACGTTCCTCACGCCGAAGACACCGGATTCAGTGCTCACGCCGCCTCACCCACACCATCAACATTCGTCAATTATGTCACAACTGAGCACACTGGAGCTGATGGCGTTGTTCACAGCGGCTGCGATGCATGATTATGATCATCCGGGCAGGACGAACGCCTTTTTGGTTCAGGTGGAGGATAAGAAG GCAATCCTGTACAACGACCGAAGTGTGCTGGAGAACCATCACGCCGCAGAATCTTGGAAATTGCTCAACAAGCCCGAAAACCATTTCATCGAGAATTTGGATCCCGCCGAGATGAAACG ATTCCGTTACCTCGTGCTGGAATACATCCTGGCCACAGACCTCAAGCAGCACTTCGAGATCATAATGACGTTCACCGAACGGCTCACAGAGATCGATGTTCAAGTGGAAACCGATCGATTATTGATTGGAAAGCTGCTCATCAAAATGGCTGACATAAATAGTCCGACCAAGCCGTACGGCCTGCATCGTCAATGGACCGACCGAATATGCGAGGAGTTTTACGAGCAGGGAGATGATGAGCGGCGGAGGGGTCTGCCGATTACTCCGTATATGGATAGGGGTGATGCACAGGTCGCCAAGCTTCAGGACTCGTTTATTGCACATGTTGTGAGCCCGTTGGCGACAGCTATGAATGag tgcgGCCTCCTACCTATCCTGCCCGGCCTAGATACCTCGGAGCTCATCATAAATATGGAGCACAACCACCGAAAGTGGAAAGAGcaaattgaacttgaaaatgGTGGCTCATATGAGGCCCAGATTACGTGTAATG GCGGAACAGCAGTAAACGGTGTAATAGAAGAAGAAAGTGCAAGTACAAGTGATAGTCCGGACCCTCGACGGGATTCTCCGTTGGACTCGGATCTTAGTCAG
- the pde-3 gene encoding Phosphodiesterase (Confirmed by transcript evidence) has product MSDGHMQRTFHEAMRQRRTSLPANSLSLNGAKVTGSSLSEAKGLIADMLMNKELPGNVASCLRAVTMLLEQRPLPLNGLLNDFGLPSVVENPYGGESMVVGASKPRISNITFSTVTSATGLPTVPAEPNKARSSSYWKTEASPSNNNEHETPVDLLRKISVSRKESGTHVDTVVTTIDGQRYDTRELDTDPDLAETAVWSFPIFQMSRKHPQTILSRLTYNIFQQAELFRIFKVSPIKFFNFFHALEKGYWEIPYHNRIHAADVLHGCYYLSAHPVRSTFLTPKTPDSVLTPPHPHHQHSSIMSQLSTLELMALFTAAAMHDYDHPGRTNAFLVQVEDKKAILYNDRSVLENHHAAESWKLLNKPENHFIENLDPAEMKRFRYLVLEYILATDLKQHFEIIMTFTERLTEIDVQVETDRLLIGKLLIKMADINSPTKPYGLHRQWTDRICEEFYEQGDDERRRGLPITPYMDRGDAQVAKLQDSFIAHVVSPLATAMNECGLLPILPGLDTSELIINMEHNHRKWKEQIELENGGSYEAQITCNGGTAVNGVIEEESASTSDSPDPRRDSPLDSDLSQ; this is encoded by the exons ATGTCTGATGGGCATATGCAACGAACTTTTCATGAAGCTATGCGGCAACGGAGAACAAGCCTGCCTGCCAATAGTCTATCACTTAATGGAGCGAAG gtaaccGGTTCCTCGCTGAGCGAGGCGAAGGGTCTTATCGCCGATATGCTAATGAACAAGGAACTGCCCGGCAACGTGGCATCCTGTCTTCGAGCCGTCACCATGTTATTGGAGCAGCGACCACTTCCGCTCAATGGGCTTCTCAATGATTTTGGTCTGCCGTCTGTGGTCGAGAATCCTTATGGTGGAGAGTCGATGGTTGTTggg GCATCCAAACCTCGAATCTCCAACATCACCTTCTCTACAGTCACATCTGCCACAGGACTTCCAACTGTGCCGGCGGAGCCCAATAAGGCCAGGAGCAGCAG ttatTGGAAGACAGAAGCCTCCCCATCGAACAACAATGAGCACGAGACGCCGGTCGACTTGCTCCGAAAAATCAGTGTTTCTCGGAAGGAATCTGGCACCCATGTGGATACAGTAGTCACCACAATTGACGGACAACGATACGATACACGTGAACTTGACACAGATCCCGATTTGGCTGAAACCGCCGTCTGGTCATTCcccatttttcagatgtctCGCAAGCATCCgcagacaattttgagcagG ctaacCTACAACATATTCCAACAAGCCGAGCTGTTCCGAATTTTCAAGGTTTCacctatcaaatttttcaactttttccacgCACTAGAAAAGGGGTACTGGGAGATTCcgt ACCACAACCGAATCCACGCGGCAGACGTTCTCCACGGATGCTACTACCTCTCAGCTCACCCAGTACGGAGCACGTTCCTCACGCCGAAGACACCGGATTCAGTGCTCACGCCGCCTCACCCACACCATCAACATTCGTCAATTATGTCACAACTGAGCACACTGGAGCTGATGGCGTTGTTCACAGCGGCTGCGATGCATGATTATGATCATCCGGGCAGGACGAACGCCTTTTTGGTTCAGGTGGAGGATAAGAAG GCAATCCTGTACAACGACCGAAGTGTGCTGGAGAACCATCACGCCGCAGAATCTTGGAAATTGCTCAACAAGCCCGAAAACCATTTCATCGAGAATTTGGATCCCGCCGAGATGAAACG ATTCCGTTACCTCGTGCTGGAATACATCCTGGCCACAGACCTCAAGCAGCACTTCGAGATCATAATGACGTTCACCGAACGGCTCACAGAGATCGATGTTCAAGTGGAAACCGATCGATTATTGATTGGAAAGCTGCTCATCAAAATGGCTGACATAAATAGTCCGACCAAGCCGTACGGCCTGCATCGTCAATGGACCGACCGAATATGCGAGGAGTTTTACGAGCAGGGAGATGATGAGCGGCGGAGGGGTCTGCCGATTACTCCGTATATGGATAGGGGTGATGCACAGGTCGCCAAGCTTCAGGACTCGTTTATTGCACATGTTGTGAGCCCGTTGGCGACAGCTATGAATGag tgcgGCCTCCTACCTATCCTGCCCGGCCTAGATACCTCGGAGCTCATCATAAATATGGAGCACAACCACCGAAAGTGGAAAGAGcaaattgaacttgaaaatgGTGGCTCATATGAGGCCCAGATTACGTGTAATG GCGGAACAGCAGTAAACGGTGTAATAGAAGAAGAAAGTGCAAGTACAAGTGATAGTCCGGACCCTCGACGGGATTCTCCGTTGGACTCGGATCTTAGTCAG tga
- the pde-3 gene encoding Phosphodiesterase (Confirmed by transcript evidence): MSDGHMQRTFHEAMRQRRTSLPANSLSLNGAKVTGSSLSEAKGLIADMLMNKELPGNVASCLRAVTMLLEQRPLPLNGLLNDFGLPSVVENPYGGESMVVGASKPRISNITFSTVTSATGLPTVPAEPNKARSSSYWKTEASPSNNNEHETPVDLLRKISVSRKESGTHVDTVVTTIDGQRYDTRELDTDPDLAETAVWSFPIFQMSRKHPQTILSRLTYNIFQQAELFRIFKVSPIKFFNFFHALEKGYWEIPYHNRIHAADVLHGCYYLSAHPVRSTFLTPKTPDSVLTPPHPHHQHSSIMSQLSTLELMALFTAAAMHDYDHPGRTNAFLVQVEDKKAILYNDRSVLENHHAAESWKLLNKPENHFIENLDPAEMKRFRYLVLEYILATDLKQHFEIIMTFTERLTEIDVQVETDRLLIGKLLIKMADINSPTKPYGLHRQWTDRICEEFYEQGDDERRRGLPITPYMDRGDAQVAKLQDSFIAHVVSPLATAMNECGLLPILPGLDTSELIINMEHNHRKWKEQIELENGGSYEAQITCNGGTAVNGVIEEESASTSDSPDPRRDSPLDSDLSQVPFTICCSIAEEEYV, translated from the exons ATGTCTGATGGGCATATGCAACGAACTTTTCATGAAGCTATGCGGCAACGGAGAACAAGCCTGCCTGCCAATAGTCTATCACTTAATGGAGCGAAG gtaaccGGTTCCTCGCTGAGCGAGGCGAAGGGTCTTATCGCCGATATGCTAATGAACAAGGAACTGCCCGGCAACGTGGCATCCTGTCTTCGAGCCGTCACCATGTTATTGGAGCAGCGACCACTTCCGCTCAATGGGCTTCTCAATGATTTTGGTCTGCCGTCTGTGGTCGAGAATCCTTATGGTGGAGAGTCGATGGTTGTTggg GCATCCAAACCTCGAATCTCCAACATCACCTTCTCTACAGTCACATCTGCCACAGGACTTCCAACTGTGCCGGCGGAGCCCAATAAGGCCAGGAGCAGCAG ttatTGGAAGACAGAAGCCTCCCCATCGAACAACAATGAGCACGAGACGCCGGTCGACTTGCTCCGAAAAATCAGTGTTTCTCGGAAGGAATCTGGCACCCATGTGGATACAGTAGTCACCACAATTGACGGACAACGATACGATACACGTGAACTTGACACAGATCCCGATTTGGCTGAAACCGCCGTCTGGTCATTCcccatttttcagatgtctCGCAAGCATCCgcagacaattttgagcagG ctaacCTACAACATATTCCAACAAGCCGAGCTGTTCCGAATTTTCAAGGTTTCacctatcaaatttttcaactttttccacgCACTAGAAAAGGGGTACTGGGAGATTCcgt ACCACAACCGAATCCACGCGGCAGACGTTCTCCACGGATGCTACTACCTCTCAGCTCACCCAGTACGGAGCACGTTCCTCACGCCGAAGACACCGGATTCAGTGCTCACGCCGCCTCACCCACACCATCAACATTCGTCAATTATGTCACAACTGAGCACACTGGAGCTGATGGCGTTGTTCACAGCGGCTGCGATGCATGATTATGATCATCCGGGCAGGACGAACGCCTTTTTGGTTCAGGTGGAGGATAAGAAG GCAATCCTGTACAACGACCGAAGTGTGCTGGAGAACCATCACGCCGCAGAATCTTGGAAATTGCTCAACAAGCCCGAAAACCATTTCATCGAGAATTTGGATCCCGCCGAGATGAAACG ATTCCGTTACCTCGTGCTGGAATACATCCTGGCCACAGACCTCAAGCAGCACTTCGAGATCATAATGACGTTCACCGAACGGCTCACAGAGATCGATGTTCAAGTGGAAACCGATCGATTATTGATTGGAAAGCTGCTCATCAAAATGGCTGACATAAATAGTCCGACCAAGCCGTACGGCCTGCATCGTCAATGGACCGACCGAATATGCGAGGAGTTTTACGAGCAGGGAGATGATGAGCGGCGGAGGGGTCTGCCGATTACTCCGTATATGGATAGGGGTGATGCACAGGTCGCCAAGCTTCAGGACTCGTTTATTGCACATGTTGTGAGCCCGTTGGCGACAGCTATGAATGag tgcgGCCTCCTACCTATCCTGCCCGGCCTAGATACCTCGGAGCTCATCATAAATATGGAGCACAACCACCGAAAGTGGAAAGAGcaaattgaacttgaaaatgGTGGCTCATATGAGGCCCAGATTACGTGTAATG GCGGAACAGCAGTAAACGGTGTAATAGAAGAAGAAAGTGCAAGTACAAGTGATAGTCCGGACCCTCGACGGGATTCTCCGTTGGACTCGGATCTTAGTCAG
- the pde-3 gene encoding putative 3',5'-cyclic phosphodiesterase pde-3 (Partially confirmed by transcript evidence), whose amino-acid sequence MFPFRRSESHSPASRCKSAGLPIATTNGFHSIPSSASSSTQSINRQGSVDNLIFKLLTKKYMAKCLGFTPSRSSVAIQTTPVVEVAPVIGQQNEGDKASKPRISNITFSTVTSATGLPTVPAEPNKARSSSYWKTEASPSNNNEHETPVDLLRKISVSRKESGTHVDTVVTTIDGQRYDTRELDTDPDLAETAVWSFPIFQMSRKHPQTILSRLTYNIFQQAELFRIFKVSPIKFFNFFHALEKGYWEIPYHNRIHAADVLHGCYYLSAHPVRSTFLTPKTPDSVLTPPHPHHQHSSIMSQLSTLELMALFTAAAMHDYDHPGRTNAFLVQVEDKKAILYNDRSVLENHHAAESWKLLNKPENHFIENLDPAEMKRFRYLVLEYILATDLKQHFEIIMTFTERLTEIDVQVETDRLLIGKLLIKMADINSPTKPYGLHRQWTDRICEEFYEQGDDERRRGLPITPYMDRGDAQVAKLQDSFIAHVVSPLATAMNECGLLPILPGLDTSELIINMEHNHRKWKEQIELENGGSYEAQITCNGGTAVNGVIEEESASTSDSPDPRRDSPLDSDLSQVPFTICCSIAEEEYV is encoded by the exons ATGTTCCCATTCCGCCGCAGTGAATCGCATTCTCCGGCTTCTCGATGCAAATCAGCTGGTCTTCCAATCGCAACAACTAACGGATTTCATTCGATTCCCTCGTCGGCGTCCTCGTCGACTCAATCCATTAATCGACAGGGATCTGTTGATAATCTCATATTTAAACTGCTGACGAAAAAGTACATGGCGAAATGTCTGGGCTTTACGCCGTCACGCTCGTCGGTTGCTATTCAGACGACGCCGGTCGTAGAGGTCGCGCCGGTGATAGGGCAACAGAATGAGGGAGATAAG GCATCCAAACCTCGAATCTCCAACATCACCTTCTCTACAGTCACATCTGCCACAGGACTTCCAACTGTGCCGGCGGAGCCCAATAAGGCCAGGAGCAGCAG ttatTGGAAGACAGAAGCCTCCCCATCGAACAACAATGAGCACGAGACGCCGGTCGACTTGCTCCGAAAAATCAGTGTTTCTCGGAAGGAATCTGGCACCCATGTGGATACAGTAGTCACCACAATTGACGGACAACGATACGATACACGTGAACTTGACACAGATCCCGATTTGGCTGAAACCGCCGTCTGGTCATTCcccatttttcagatgtctCGCAAGCATCCgcagacaattttgagcagG ctaacCTACAACATATTCCAACAAGCCGAGCTGTTCCGAATTTTCAAGGTTTCacctatcaaatttttcaactttttccacgCACTAGAAAAGGGGTACTGGGAGATTCcgt ACCACAACCGAATCCACGCGGCAGACGTTCTCCACGGATGCTACTACCTCTCAGCTCACCCAGTACGGAGCACGTTCCTCACGCCGAAGACACCGGATTCAGTGCTCACGCCGCCTCACCCACACCATCAACATTCGTCAATTATGTCACAACTGAGCACACTGGAGCTGATGGCGTTGTTCACAGCGGCTGCGATGCATGATTATGATCATCCGGGCAGGACGAACGCCTTTTTGGTTCAGGTGGAGGATAAGAAG GCAATCCTGTACAACGACCGAAGTGTGCTGGAGAACCATCACGCCGCAGAATCTTGGAAATTGCTCAACAAGCCCGAAAACCATTTCATCGAGAATTTGGATCCCGCCGAGATGAAACG ATTCCGTTACCTCGTGCTGGAATACATCCTGGCCACAGACCTCAAGCAGCACTTCGAGATCATAATGACGTTCACCGAACGGCTCACAGAGATCGATGTTCAAGTGGAAACCGATCGATTATTGATTGGAAAGCTGCTCATCAAAATGGCTGACATAAATAGTCCGACCAAGCCGTACGGCCTGCATCGTCAATGGACCGACCGAATATGCGAGGAGTTTTACGAGCAGGGAGATGATGAGCGGCGGAGGGGTCTGCCGATTACTCCGTATATGGATAGGGGTGATGCACAGGTCGCCAAGCTTCAGGACTCGTTTATTGCACATGTTGTGAGCCCGTTGGCGACAGCTATGAATGag tgcgGCCTCCTACCTATCCTGCCCGGCCTAGATACCTCGGAGCTCATCATAAATATGGAGCACAACCACCGAAAGTGGAAAGAGcaaattgaacttgaaaatgGTGGCTCATATGAGGCCCAGATTACGTGTAATG GCGGAACAGCAGTAAACGGTGTAATAGAAGAAGAAAGTGCAAGTACAAGTGATAGTCCGGACCCTCGACGGGATTCTCCGTTGGACTCGGATCTTAGTCAG
- the pde-3 gene encoding Phosphodiesterase (Confirmed by transcript evidence) → MFPFRRSESHSPASRCKSAGLPIATTNGFHSIPSSASSSTQSINRQGSVDNLIFKLLTKKYMAKCLGFTPSRSSVAIQTTPVVEVAPVIGQQNEGDKASKPRISNITFSTVTSATGLPTVPAEPNKARSSSYWKTEASPSNNNEHETPVDLLRKISVSRKESGTHVDTVVTTIDGQRYDTRELDTDPDLAETAVWSFPIFQMSRKHPQTILSRLTYNIFQQAELFRIFKVSPIKFFNFFHALEKGYWEIPYHNRIHAADVLHGCYYLSAHPVRSTFLTPKTPDSVLTPPHPHHQHSSIMSQLSTLELMALFTAAAMHDYDHPGRTNAFLVQVEDKKAILYNDRSVLENHHAAESWKLLNKPENHFIENLDPAEMKRFRYLVLEYILATDLKQHFEIIMTFTERLTEIDVQVETDRLLIGKLLIKMADINSPTKPYGLHRQWTDRICEEFYEQGDDERRRGLPITPYMDRGDAQVAKLQDSFIAHVVSPLATAMNECGLLPILPGLDTSELIINMEHNHRKWKEQIELENGGSYEAQITCNGGTAVNGVIEEESASTSDSPDPRRDSPLDSDLSQ, encoded by the exons ATGTTCCCATTCCGCCGCAGTGAATCGCATTCTCCGGCTTCTCGATGCAAATCAGCTGGTCTTCCAATCGCAACAACTAACGGATTTCATTCGATTCCCTCGTCGGCGTCCTCGTCGACTCAATCCATTAATCGACAGGGATCTGTTGATAATCTCATATTTAAACTGCTGACGAAAAAGTACATGGCGAAATGTCTGGGCTTTACGCCGTCACGCTCGTCGGTTGCTATTCAGACGACGCCGGTCGTAGAGGTCGCGCCGGTGATAGGGCAACAGAATGAGGGAGATAAG GCATCCAAACCTCGAATCTCCAACATCACCTTCTCTACAGTCACATCTGCCACAGGACTTCCAACTGTGCCGGCGGAGCCCAATAAGGCCAGGAGCAGCAG ttatTGGAAGACAGAAGCCTCCCCATCGAACAACAATGAGCACGAGACGCCGGTCGACTTGCTCCGAAAAATCAGTGTTTCTCGGAAGGAATCTGGCACCCATGTGGATACAGTAGTCACCACAATTGACGGACAACGATACGATACACGTGAACTTGACACAGATCCCGATTTGGCTGAAACCGCCGTCTGGTCATTCcccatttttcagatgtctCGCAAGCATCCgcagacaattttgagcagG ctaacCTACAACATATTCCAACAAGCCGAGCTGTTCCGAATTTTCAAGGTTTCacctatcaaatttttcaactttttccacgCACTAGAAAAGGGGTACTGGGAGATTCcgt ACCACAACCGAATCCACGCGGCAGACGTTCTCCACGGATGCTACTACCTCTCAGCTCACCCAGTACGGAGCACGTTCCTCACGCCGAAGACACCGGATTCAGTGCTCACGCCGCCTCACCCACACCATCAACATTCGTCAATTATGTCACAACTGAGCACACTGGAGCTGATGGCGTTGTTCACAGCGGCTGCGATGCATGATTATGATCATCCGGGCAGGACGAACGCCTTTTTGGTTCAGGTGGAGGATAAGAAG GCAATCCTGTACAACGACCGAAGTGTGCTGGAGAACCATCACGCCGCAGAATCTTGGAAATTGCTCAACAAGCCCGAAAACCATTTCATCGAGAATTTGGATCCCGCCGAGATGAAACG ATTCCGTTACCTCGTGCTGGAATACATCCTGGCCACAGACCTCAAGCAGCACTTCGAGATCATAATGACGTTCACCGAACGGCTCACAGAGATCGATGTTCAAGTGGAAACCGATCGATTATTGATTGGAAAGCTGCTCATCAAAATGGCTGACATAAATAGTCCGACCAAGCCGTACGGCCTGCATCGTCAATGGACCGACCGAATATGCGAGGAGTTTTACGAGCAGGGAGATGATGAGCGGCGGAGGGGTCTGCCGATTACTCCGTATATGGATAGGGGTGATGCACAGGTCGCCAAGCTTCAGGACTCGTTTATTGCACATGTTGTGAGCCCGTTGGCGACAGCTATGAATGag tgcgGCCTCCTACCTATCCTGCCCGGCCTAGATACCTCGGAGCTCATCATAAATATGGAGCACAACCACCGAAAGTGGAAAGAGcaaattgaacttgaaaatgGTGGCTCATATGAGGCCCAGATTACGTGTAATG GCGGAACAGCAGTAAACGGTGTAATAGAAGAAGAAAGTGCAAGTACAAGTGATAGTCCGGACCCTCGACGGGATTCTCCGTTGGACTCGGATCTTAGTCAG tga